One Osmerus mordax isolate fOsmMor3 chromosome 16, fOsmMor3.pri, whole genome shotgun sequence genomic window carries:
- the pfkpb gene encoding ATP-dependent 6-phosphofructokinase, platelet type isoform X3: MAQPDTKKFFENLSGAGKSIAVLTSGGDAQGMNAAVRAVVRMGIYVGAKVYFIHEGYQGMVDGGDNIEEASWESVSSMLQVGGTVIGSARCKEFRCHEGRLKAAHHLVQRGITNLCVIGGDGSLTGANLFREEWSGLLEELIQQGTIDEEAAQTHSELHIVGMVGSIDNDFCGTDMTIGTDSALHRIIEVVDAIMTTAQSHQRTFVLEVMGRHCGYLALVSALACGADWVLIPEMPPGDGWEDQMCQKLSENRADKKRLNIIIVAEGAIDSYNKPITTDYIKDLVVKCLGFDTRVTILGHVQRGGTPSAFDRILASRMGVEAVLALLEASPTTPACVVSLCGNQAVRLPLMECVQMTQEVQKAMDEKKFEEAVRLRGRSFENNLNTYKLLSYRKADSELPNSTFNVAVLNVGAPAAGMNAAVRSAVRVGITEGHKMFAVNDGFEGFYKGQIKEIKWGDVGGWTGQGGSILGTKRTLPAKHTEKIAEQMRIHNINALLVIGGFEAFECLLQLYEARASHQEFCIPMCMLPATISNNVPGTDLSIGADTSLNAIVETCDRIKQSASGTKRRVFIIETMGGYCGYLASVGGLAAGADAVYIYEEPFDIRDLQSNVEHLTEKMKTSIQRGLVLRNENCNENFTTDFIYQLYSEEGRGVFDCRKNVLGHMQQGGAPSPFDRNFGTKIAAKAIQWISRKLKESYKEGKVFTNSEDTACLLGMRRRAMVFQPVVQLRDETDFVHRIPKEQWWLKLRPLMKILAKYKTSYDVSDSGQLEHVTRIRPKESDTSAI, translated from the exons ATGGCGCAGCCGGACACCAAGAAATTCTTCGAGAATCTCTCCGGCGCTGGGAAATCCATCGCAGTTCTGACAAGTGGAGGAGATGCCCAAG GAATGAATGCAGCTGTGCGGGCTGTGGTTCGTATGGGTATCTATGTAGGAGCTAAAGTCTACTTCATTCATGAG GGTTACCAGGGAATGGTGGATGGCGGTGATAACATTGAGGAGGCATCCTGGGAAAGTGTGTCCAGCATGTTACAAGTG GGTGGCACGGTGATTGGCAGTGCCCGCTGCAAGGAGTTCCGCTGCCATGAGGGGCGCCTGAAGGCAGCCCACCATCTGGTGCAGCGTGGCATCACCAACCTGTGTGTGATTGGAGGAGACGGCAGTCTGACCGGGGCTAACCTCTTCAGGGAGGAGTGGAGCGGCCTATTGGAGGAGCTGATTCAGCAGG GAACGATTGATGAGGAAGCTGCCCAAACCCACTCTGAGCTGCACATTGTGGGGATGGTGGGCTCCATCGATAATGACTTCTGTGGCACCGACATGACCATCGGGACAGACTCTGCCCTGCACAGAATCATTGAGGTGGTGGATGCCATCATGACCACTGCACAGAG CCACCAGAGGACATTTGTGCTGGAGGTCATGGGCAGGCATTGTGG gtacttGGCTCTGGTGAGTGCTCTGGCGTGTGGGGCTGACTGGGTGCTGATCCCTGAGATGCCCCCTGGGGACGGCTGGGAGGACCAGATGTGCCAGAAACTGtctgag AATCGTGCAGATAAGAAAAGACTGAATATCATAATCGTAGCTGAGGGGGCGATAGATTCTTACAACAAGCCAATAACTACCGACTATATCAAGGAT CTTGTTGTAAAGTGTCTGGGCTTCGATACCCGAGTCACCATCCTGGGCCATGTCCAAAGAGGAGGAACCCCTTCTGCCTTTGACAGAATCCTG GCCAGTCGTATGGGCGTGGAGGCTGTCCTGGCCCTGCTGGAGGCCTCTCCCACCACCCCCGCCTGTGTGGTGTCTCTGTGTGGGAACCAAGCTGTTCGCCTGCCCCTCATGGAGTGTGTTCAGATG acCCAAGAAGTTCAGAAAGCCATGGATGAGAAGAAGTTTGAGGAAGCTGTTAGACTGCGTGGCAG GAGCTTTGAAAACAACTTAAACACATACAAGCTTCTGTCTTACCGGAAAGCAGACTCTGAACTTCCAAAT AGCACCTTCAATGTGGCAGTGCTGAACGTGGGCGCCCCCGCTGCCGGCATGAACGCTGCCGTTCGCTCCGCCGTGCGAGTAGGCATCACCGAGGGCCACAAGATGTTCGCCGTCAACGATGGCTTCGAAGGCTTCTACAAGGGACAG ATTAAGGAGATTAAATGGGGAGACGTAGGCGGCTGGACCGGCCAAGGAGGATCCATACTCGGGACAAAAAG AACCCTTCCAGCAAAGCATACTGAGAAGATTGCTGAGCAAATGAGGATACATAATATCAACGCGCTACTCGTCATTGGTGGATTTGAG GCCTTTGAGTGTCTGCTGCAGCTCTATGAGGCCCGGGCCAGCCACCAGGAGTTTTGCATCCCGATGTGTATGCTGCCCGCCACCATTAGTAACAATGTACCAGGCACCGATCTGAGTATCGGGGCTGACACCTCGCTCAATGCCATCGTGGAG ACCTGTGACCGCATCAAGCAGTCAGCCAGTGGGACCAAGCGCCGTGTGTTCATCATTGAGACCATGGGCGGCTACTGTGGCTACCTGGCCAGTGTGGGGGGGCTGGCGGCAGGGGCGGACGCTGTCTACATTTATGAGGAGCCCTTCGACATCAGAGAcctgcag TCCAACGTTGAGCACTTGACGGAGAAAATGAAGACCAGCATTCAGAGGGGCTTGGTGCTGAG GAACGAGAACTGCAATGAGAACTTCACCACAGACTTCATCTACCAGCTGTActcggaggaggggagaggcgtgTTTGACTGCAGGAAGAACGTGCTCGGACACATGCAGCAG GGAGGTGCACCCTCTCCATTTGACAGGAACTTTGGAACTAAGATTGCAGCGAAAGCCATACAGTGGATCTCGAGAAAGCTCAAGGAGTCCTACAAAGAAG GGAAGGTGTTCACTAACTCAGAGGACACGGCCTGCCTGCTGGGCATGCGGCGCAGAGCCATGGTCTTCCAGCCTGTGGTGCAGCTCAGAGATGAGACAGACTTTGT ccacagGATCCCTAAGGAGCAGTGGTGGCTGAAGCTGCGTCCTCTGATGAAGATCCTGGCCAAGTACAAGACCAGCTACGACGTCTCAGACTCTGGCCAGCTGGAACATGTGACCCGCATCCGTCCCAAAGAGAGCGACACCTCCGCCATCTAA
- the pfkpb gene encoding ATP-dependent 6-phosphofructokinase, platelet type isoform X7: protein MAQPDTKKFFENLSGAGKSIAVLTSGGDAQGMNAAVRAVVRMGIYVGAKVYFIHEGYQGMVDGGDNIEEASWESVSSMLQVGGTVIGSARCKEFRCHEGRLKAAHHLVQRGITNLCVIGGDGSLTGANLFREEWSGLLEELIQQGTIDEEAAQTHSELHIVGMVGSIDNDFCGTDMTIGTDSALHRIIEVVDAIMTTAQSHQRTFVLEVMGRHCGYLALVSALACGADWVLIPEMPPGDGWEDQMCQKLSESRSRGSRLNIIIVAEGAIDRHGNAITSNVVKDLVVKCLGFDTRVTILGHVQRGGTPSAFDRILASRMGVEAVLALLEASPTTPACVVSLCGNQAVRLPLMECVQMTQEVQKAMDEKKFEEAVRLRGRSFENNLNTYKLLSYRKADSELPNSTFNVAVLNVGAPAAGMNAAVRSAVRVGITEGHKMFAVNDGFEGFYKGQIKEIKWGDVGGWTGQGGSILGTKRTLPAKHTEKIAEQMRIHNINALLVIGGFEAYLGLMELSAAREKYNEFCVPMVMVPATVSNNIPGSDLSIGADTALNAITDTCDRIKQSASGTKRRVFIIETMGGYCGYLASVGGLAAGADAVYIYEEPFDIRDLQSNVEHLTEKMKTSIQRGLVLRNENCNENFTTDFIYQLYSEEGRGVFDCRKNVLGHMQQGGAPSPFDRNFGTKIAAKAIQWISRKLKESYKEGKVFTNSEDTACLLGMRRRAMVFQPVVQLRDETDFVHRIPKEQWWLKLRPLMKILAKYKTSYDVSDSGQLEHVTRIRPKESDTSAI from the exons ATGGCGCAGCCGGACACCAAGAAATTCTTCGAGAATCTCTCCGGCGCTGGGAAATCCATCGCAGTTCTGACAAGTGGAGGAGATGCCCAAG GAATGAATGCAGCTGTGCGGGCTGTGGTTCGTATGGGTATCTATGTAGGAGCTAAAGTCTACTTCATTCATGAG GGTTACCAGGGAATGGTGGATGGCGGTGATAACATTGAGGAGGCATCCTGGGAAAGTGTGTCCAGCATGTTACAAGTG GGTGGCACGGTGATTGGCAGTGCCCGCTGCAAGGAGTTCCGCTGCCATGAGGGGCGCCTGAAGGCAGCCCACCATCTGGTGCAGCGTGGCATCACCAACCTGTGTGTGATTGGAGGAGACGGCAGTCTGACCGGGGCTAACCTCTTCAGGGAGGAGTGGAGCGGCCTATTGGAGGAGCTGATTCAGCAGG GAACGATTGATGAGGAAGCTGCCCAAACCCACTCTGAGCTGCACATTGTGGGGATGGTGGGCTCCATCGATAATGACTTCTGTGGCACCGACATGACCATCGGGACAGACTCTGCCCTGCACAGAATCATTGAGGTGGTGGATGCCATCATGACCACTGCACAGAG CCACCAGAGGACATTTGTGCTGGAGGTCATGGGCAGGCATTGTGG gtacttGGCTCTGGTGAGTGCTCTGGCGTGTGGGGCTGACTGGGTGCTGATCCCTGAGATGCCCCCTGGGGACGGCTGGGAGGACCAGATGTGCCAGAAACTGtctgag AGTCGTTCCAGGGGGTCAAGGCTGAATATTATCATAGTGGCAGAAGGAGCCATTGACAGGCATGGAAATGCTATTACCTCAAATGTTGTCAAGGAT CTTGTTGTAAAGTGTCTGGGCTTCGATACCCGAGTCACCATCCTGGGCCATGTCCAAAGAGGAGGAACCCCTTCTGCCTTTGACAGAATCCTG GCCAGTCGTATGGGCGTGGAGGCTGTCCTGGCCCTGCTGGAGGCCTCTCCCACCACCCCCGCCTGTGTGGTGTCTCTGTGTGGGAACCAAGCTGTTCGCCTGCCCCTCATGGAGTGTGTTCAGATG acCCAAGAAGTTCAGAAAGCCATGGATGAGAAGAAGTTTGAGGAAGCTGTTAGACTGCGTGGCAG GAGCTTTGAAAACAACTTAAACACATACAAGCTTCTGTCTTACCGGAAAGCAGACTCTGAACTTCCAAAT AGCACCTTCAATGTGGCAGTGCTGAACGTGGGCGCCCCCGCTGCCGGCATGAACGCTGCCGTTCGCTCCGCCGTGCGAGTAGGCATCACCGAGGGCCACAAGATGTTCGCCGTCAACGATGGCTTCGAAGGCTTCTACAAGGGACAG ATTAAGGAGATTAAATGGGGAGACGTAGGCGGCTGGACCGGCCAAGGAGGATCCATACTCGGGACAAAAAG AACCCTTCCAGCAAAGCATACTGAGAAGATTGCTGAGCAAATGAGGATACATAATATCAACGCGCTACTCGTCATTGGTGGATTTGAG GCCTATCTGGGACTGATGGAGCTGTCTGCAGCCAGGGAGAAATACAATGAGTTCTGTGTCCCTATGGTCATGGTGCCGGCCACAGTCTCCAACAATATACCTGGCTCTGACCTCAGCATTGGCGCAGACACGGCTCTGAATGCCATTACTGAC ACCTGTGACCGCATCAAGCAGTCAGCCAGTGGGACCAAGCGCCGTGTGTTCATCATTGAGACCATGGGCGGCTACTGTGGCTACCTGGCCAGTGTGGGGGGGCTGGCGGCAGGGGCGGACGCTGTCTACATTTATGAGGAGCCCTTCGACATCAGAGAcctgcag TCCAACGTTGAGCACTTGACGGAGAAAATGAAGACCAGCATTCAGAGGGGCTTGGTGCTGAG GAACGAGAACTGCAATGAGAACTTCACCACAGACTTCATCTACCAGCTGTActcggaggaggggagaggcgtgTTTGACTGCAGGAAGAACGTGCTCGGACACATGCAGCAG GGAGGTGCACCCTCTCCATTTGACAGGAACTTTGGAACTAAGATTGCAGCGAAAGCCATACAGTGGATCTCGAGAAAGCTCAAGGAGTCCTACAAAGAAG GGAAGGTGTTCACTAACTCAGAGGACACGGCCTGCCTGCTGGGCATGCGGCGCAGAGCCATGGTCTTCCAGCCTGTGGTGCAGCTCAGAGATGAGACAGACTTTGT ccacagGATCCCTAAGGAGCAGTGGTGGCTGAAGCTGCGTCCTCTGATGAAGATCCTGGCCAAGTACAAGACCAGCTACGACGTCTCAGACTCTGGCCAGCTGGAACATGTGACCCGCATCCGTCCCAAAGAGAGCGACACCTCCGCCATCTAA
- the pfkpb gene encoding ATP-dependent 6-phosphofructokinase, platelet type isoform X6, giving the protein MAQPDTKKFFENLSGAGKSIAVLTSGGDAQGMNAAVRAVVRMGIYVGAKVYFIHEGYQGMVDGGDNIEEASWESVSSMLQVGGTVIGSARCKEFRCHEGRLKAAHHLVQRGITNLCVIGGDGSLTGANLFREEWSGLLEELIQQGTIDEEAAQTHSELHIVGMVGSIDNDFCGTDMTIGTDSALHRIIEVVDAIMTTAQSHQRTFVLEVMGRHCGYLALVSALACGADWVLIPEMPPGDGWEDQMCQKLSENRADKKRLNIIIVAEGAIDSYNKPITTDYIKDLVVKCLGFDTRVTILGHVQRGGTPSAFDRILASRMGVEAVLALLEASPTTPACVVSLCGNQAVRLPLMECVQMTQEVQKAMDEKKFEEAVRLRGRSFENNLNTYKLLSYRKADSELPNSTFNVAVLNVGAPAAGMNAAVRSAVRVGITEGHKMFAVNDGFEGFYKGQIKEIKWGDVGGWTGQGGSILGTKRTLPAKHTEKIAEQMRIHNINALLVIGGFEAYLGLMELSAAREKYNEFCVPMVMVPATVSNNIPGSDLSIGADTALNAITDAFECLLQLYEARASHQEFCIPMCMLPATISNNVPGTDLSIGADTSLNAIVETCDRIKQSASGTKRRVFIIETMGGYCGYLASVGGLAAGADAVYIYEEPFDIRDLQSNVEHLTEKMKTSIQRGLVLRNENCNENFTTDFIYQLYSEEGRGVFDCRKNVLGHMQQGGAPSPFDRNFGTKIAAKAIQWISRKLKESYKEGKVFTNSEDTACLLGMRRRAMVFQPVVQLRDETDFVHRIPKEQWWLKLRPLMKILAKYKTSYDVSDSGQLEHVTRIRPKESDTSAI; this is encoded by the exons ATGGCGCAGCCGGACACCAAGAAATTCTTCGAGAATCTCTCCGGCGCTGGGAAATCCATCGCAGTTCTGACAAGTGGAGGAGATGCCCAAG GAATGAATGCAGCTGTGCGGGCTGTGGTTCGTATGGGTATCTATGTAGGAGCTAAAGTCTACTTCATTCATGAG GGTTACCAGGGAATGGTGGATGGCGGTGATAACATTGAGGAGGCATCCTGGGAAAGTGTGTCCAGCATGTTACAAGTG GGTGGCACGGTGATTGGCAGTGCCCGCTGCAAGGAGTTCCGCTGCCATGAGGGGCGCCTGAAGGCAGCCCACCATCTGGTGCAGCGTGGCATCACCAACCTGTGTGTGATTGGAGGAGACGGCAGTCTGACCGGGGCTAACCTCTTCAGGGAGGAGTGGAGCGGCCTATTGGAGGAGCTGATTCAGCAGG GAACGATTGATGAGGAAGCTGCCCAAACCCACTCTGAGCTGCACATTGTGGGGATGGTGGGCTCCATCGATAATGACTTCTGTGGCACCGACATGACCATCGGGACAGACTCTGCCCTGCACAGAATCATTGAGGTGGTGGATGCCATCATGACCACTGCACAGAG CCACCAGAGGACATTTGTGCTGGAGGTCATGGGCAGGCATTGTGG gtacttGGCTCTGGTGAGTGCTCTGGCGTGTGGGGCTGACTGGGTGCTGATCCCTGAGATGCCCCCTGGGGACGGCTGGGAGGACCAGATGTGCCAGAAACTGtctgag AATCGTGCAGATAAGAAAAGACTGAATATCATAATCGTAGCTGAGGGGGCGATAGATTCTTACAACAAGCCAATAACTACCGACTATATCAAGGAT CTTGTTGTAAAGTGTCTGGGCTTCGATACCCGAGTCACCATCCTGGGCCATGTCCAAAGAGGAGGAACCCCTTCTGCCTTTGACAGAATCCTG GCCAGTCGTATGGGCGTGGAGGCTGTCCTGGCCCTGCTGGAGGCCTCTCCCACCACCCCCGCCTGTGTGGTGTCTCTGTGTGGGAACCAAGCTGTTCGCCTGCCCCTCATGGAGTGTGTTCAGATG acCCAAGAAGTTCAGAAAGCCATGGATGAGAAGAAGTTTGAGGAAGCTGTTAGACTGCGTGGCAG GAGCTTTGAAAACAACTTAAACACATACAAGCTTCTGTCTTACCGGAAAGCAGACTCTGAACTTCCAAAT AGCACCTTCAATGTGGCAGTGCTGAACGTGGGCGCCCCCGCTGCCGGCATGAACGCTGCCGTTCGCTCCGCCGTGCGAGTAGGCATCACCGAGGGCCACAAGATGTTCGCCGTCAACGATGGCTTCGAAGGCTTCTACAAGGGACAG ATTAAGGAGATTAAATGGGGAGACGTAGGCGGCTGGACCGGCCAAGGAGGATCCATACTCGGGACAAAAAG AACCCTTCCAGCAAAGCATACTGAGAAGATTGCTGAGCAAATGAGGATACATAATATCAACGCGCTACTCGTCATTGGTGGATTTGAG GCCTATCTGGGACTGATGGAGCTGTCTGCAGCCAGGGAGAAATACAATGAGTTCTGTGTCCCTATGGTCATGGTGCCGGCCACAGTCTCCAACAATATACCTGGCTCTGACCTCAGCATTGGCGCAGACACGGCTCTGAATGCCATTACTGAC GCCTTTGAGTGTCTGCTGCAGCTCTATGAGGCCCGGGCCAGCCACCAGGAGTTTTGCATCCCGATGTGTATGCTGCCCGCCACCATTAGTAACAATGTACCAGGCACCGATCTGAGTATCGGGGCTGACACCTCGCTCAATGCCATCGTGGAG ACCTGTGACCGCATCAAGCAGTCAGCCAGTGGGACCAAGCGCCGTGTGTTCATCATTGAGACCATGGGCGGCTACTGTGGCTACCTGGCCAGTGTGGGGGGGCTGGCGGCAGGGGCGGACGCTGTCTACATTTATGAGGAGCCCTTCGACATCAGAGAcctgcag TCCAACGTTGAGCACTTGACGGAGAAAATGAAGACCAGCATTCAGAGGGGCTTGGTGCTGAG GAACGAGAACTGCAATGAGAACTTCACCACAGACTTCATCTACCAGCTGTActcggaggaggggagaggcgtgTTTGACTGCAGGAAGAACGTGCTCGGACACATGCAGCAG GGAGGTGCACCCTCTCCATTTGACAGGAACTTTGGAACTAAGATTGCAGCGAAAGCCATACAGTGGATCTCGAGAAAGCTCAAGGAGTCCTACAAAGAAG GGAAGGTGTTCACTAACTCAGAGGACACGGCCTGCCTGCTGGGCATGCGGCGCAGAGCCATGGTCTTCCAGCCTGTGGTGCAGCTCAGAGATGAGACAGACTTTGT ccacagGATCCCTAAGGAGCAGTGGTGGCTGAAGCTGCGTCCTCTGATGAAGATCCTGGCCAAGTACAAGACCAGCTACGACGTCTCAGACTCTGGCCAGCTGGAACATGTGACCCGCATCCGTCCCAAAGAGAGCGACACCTCCGCCATCTAA
- the pfkpb gene encoding ATP-dependent 6-phosphofructokinase, platelet type isoform X1, whose amino-acid sequence MAQPDTKKFFENLSGAGKSIAVLTSGGDAQGMNAAVRAVVRMGIYVGAKVYFIHEGYQGMVDGGDNIEEASWESVSSMLQVGGTVIGSARCKEFRCHEGRLKAAHHLVQRGITNLCVIGGDGSLTGANLFREEWSGLLEELIQQGTIDEEAAQTHSELHIVGMVGSIDNDFCGTDMTIGTDSALHRIIEVVDAIMTTAQSHQRTFVLEVMGRHCGYLALVSALACGADWVLIPEMPPGDGWEDQMCQKLSENRADKKRLNIIIVAEGAIDSYNKPITTDYIKDLVVKCLGFDTRVTILGHVQRGGTPSAFDRILASRMGVEAVLALLEASPTTPACVVSLCGNQAVRLPLMECVQMTQEVQKAMDEKKFEEAVRLRGRSFENNLNTYKLLSYRKADSELPNSTFNVAVLNVGAPAAGMNAAVRSAVRVGITEGHKMFAVNDGFEGFYKGQIKEIKWGDVGGWTGQGGSILGTKRTLPAKHTEKIAEQMRIHNINALLVIGGFEAYLGLMELSAAREKYNEFCVPMVMVPATVSNNIPGSDLSIGADTALNAITDTCDRIKQSASGTKRRVFIIETMGGYCGYLASVGGLAAGADAVYIYEEPFDIRDLQSNVEHLTEKMKTSIQRGLVLRNENCNENFTTDFIYQLYSEEGRGVFDCRKNVLGHMQQGGAPSPFDRNFGTKIAAKAIQWISRKLKESYKEGKVFTNSEDTACLLGMRRRAMVFQPVVQLRDETDFVHRIPKEQWWLKLRPLMKILAKYKTSYDVSDSGQLEHVTRIRPKESDTSAI is encoded by the exons ATGGCGCAGCCGGACACCAAGAAATTCTTCGAGAATCTCTCCGGCGCTGGGAAATCCATCGCAGTTCTGACAAGTGGAGGAGATGCCCAAG GAATGAATGCAGCTGTGCGGGCTGTGGTTCGTATGGGTATCTATGTAGGAGCTAAAGTCTACTTCATTCATGAG GGTTACCAGGGAATGGTGGATGGCGGTGATAACATTGAGGAGGCATCCTGGGAAAGTGTGTCCAGCATGTTACAAGTG GGTGGCACGGTGATTGGCAGTGCCCGCTGCAAGGAGTTCCGCTGCCATGAGGGGCGCCTGAAGGCAGCCCACCATCTGGTGCAGCGTGGCATCACCAACCTGTGTGTGATTGGAGGAGACGGCAGTCTGACCGGGGCTAACCTCTTCAGGGAGGAGTGGAGCGGCCTATTGGAGGAGCTGATTCAGCAGG GAACGATTGATGAGGAAGCTGCCCAAACCCACTCTGAGCTGCACATTGTGGGGATGGTGGGCTCCATCGATAATGACTTCTGTGGCACCGACATGACCATCGGGACAGACTCTGCCCTGCACAGAATCATTGAGGTGGTGGATGCCATCATGACCACTGCACAGAG CCACCAGAGGACATTTGTGCTGGAGGTCATGGGCAGGCATTGTGG gtacttGGCTCTGGTGAGTGCTCTGGCGTGTGGGGCTGACTGGGTGCTGATCCCTGAGATGCCCCCTGGGGACGGCTGGGAGGACCAGATGTGCCAGAAACTGtctgag AATCGTGCAGATAAGAAAAGACTGAATATCATAATCGTAGCTGAGGGGGCGATAGATTCTTACAACAAGCCAATAACTACCGACTATATCAAGGAT CTTGTTGTAAAGTGTCTGGGCTTCGATACCCGAGTCACCATCCTGGGCCATGTCCAAAGAGGAGGAACCCCTTCTGCCTTTGACAGAATCCTG GCCAGTCGTATGGGCGTGGAGGCTGTCCTGGCCCTGCTGGAGGCCTCTCCCACCACCCCCGCCTGTGTGGTGTCTCTGTGTGGGAACCAAGCTGTTCGCCTGCCCCTCATGGAGTGTGTTCAGATG acCCAAGAAGTTCAGAAAGCCATGGATGAGAAGAAGTTTGAGGAAGCTGTTAGACTGCGTGGCAG GAGCTTTGAAAACAACTTAAACACATACAAGCTTCTGTCTTACCGGAAAGCAGACTCTGAACTTCCAAAT AGCACCTTCAATGTGGCAGTGCTGAACGTGGGCGCCCCCGCTGCCGGCATGAACGCTGCCGTTCGCTCCGCCGTGCGAGTAGGCATCACCGAGGGCCACAAGATGTTCGCCGTCAACGATGGCTTCGAAGGCTTCTACAAGGGACAG ATTAAGGAGATTAAATGGGGAGACGTAGGCGGCTGGACCGGCCAAGGAGGATCCATACTCGGGACAAAAAG AACCCTTCCAGCAAAGCATACTGAGAAGATTGCTGAGCAAATGAGGATACATAATATCAACGCGCTACTCGTCATTGGTGGATTTGAG GCCTATCTGGGACTGATGGAGCTGTCTGCAGCCAGGGAGAAATACAATGAGTTCTGTGTCCCTATGGTCATGGTGCCGGCCACAGTCTCCAACAATATACCTGGCTCTGACCTCAGCATTGGCGCAGACACGGCTCTGAATGCCATTACTGAC ACCTGTGACCGCATCAAGCAGTCAGCCAGTGGGACCAAGCGCCGTGTGTTCATCATTGAGACCATGGGCGGCTACTGTGGCTACCTGGCCAGTGTGGGGGGGCTGGCGGCAGGGGCGGACGCTGTCTACATTTATGAGGAGCCCTTCGACATCAGAGAcctgcag TCCAACGTTGAGCACTTGACGGAGAAAATGAAGACCAGCATTCAGAGGGGCTTGGTGCTGAG GAACGAGAACTGCAATGAGAACTTCACCACAGACTTCATCTACCAGCTGTActcggaggaggggagaggcgtgTTTGACTGCAGGAAGAACGTGCTCGGACACATGCAGCAG GGAGGTGCACCCTCTCCATTTGACAGGAACTTTGGAACTAAGATTGCAGCGAAAGCCATACAGTGGATCTCGAGAAAGCTCAAGGAGTCCTACAAAGAAG GGAAGGTGTTCACTAACTCAGAGGACACGGCCTGCCTGCTGGGCATGCGGCGCAGAGCCATGGTCTTCCAGCCTGTGGTGCAGCTCAGAGATGAGACAGACTTTGT ccacagGATCCCTAAGGAGCAGTGGTGGCTGAAGCTGCGTCCTCTGATGAAGATCCTGGCCAAGTACAAGACCAGCTACGACGTCTCAGACTCTGGCCAGCTGGAACATGTGACCCGCATCCGTCCCAAAGAGAGCGACACCTCCGCCATCTAA